The genomic interval CTGACGCATCGCCAAATTTGTTCTCTCCATCAAACTCCTCCACGCCTGCCTGAGTCATGAGGTCAGAGATGTTCTTCTCCAGGTCGTCGATGCGGGTGCTCATGTCGTCGAGTGTGCTGGTTAAGGAGCGTTTGTTAGTCACTGGTTGGTCTGAAGGCATTGATTAGTGTCATATAAATAGTTACAGTAGTTAGATAGTAAGTGCATCTACAAATCACGGCTCTGATACCTTATCGTTTTATAGCAACAGGGACAGATGCTGATCTGTAAGTAAACGTTTGTTAAAATCTCTACCTCTATCTTAATCATTGTgacagaggggggggggggataaaagagagagagtcagagagagagagagtgagagagagagagagagagtaatagaagagagaaaaagagtaatagaagagagagagagtcagagagagagagtgagagagaaagagagtcagagagagagagagtcagagagagagagagagtcagacagagagtaatagaagagagagagagagagagagagagacagagagagtgagagagaaagagagagagagtaataggagagagtcagagagagcgagagagagtcagagagagagtcagacagagagagtcagagagagagagtcagagagagagtaatagaagagagagagagagagacagagagtcagagagagagtaaaagaacagagagagagacagacagagagagagtcagagagagagagagagagagagagagagagagagagagagagagagagagagagacagagagagagagatagtcagagagagagtaatagaagagagagtgtcagagagagagagagagagtaatagaagagagtcagagagagagagagagagagagagagagagagagtcagagagagagagtaaaagaacagagagagagacagacagagagagagtcagagagagagagagagagagagagacagagagagagagatagtcagagagagagtaatagaagagagagtgtcagagagagagagagagagagagtaatagaagagagtcagagagagagagagagagagagagagagagagagtcagagagagagagacagacagagagagagagacagagagagagattgtcagagagagtcagagaacagagtcagagagagagagtcagagaacagagtcagagagagagagagagagagagagagagagagagagagagagagagaagtgagtcagagagagagagagagagagagagagaagtgagtcagagagagagagagagagagagagagagagagagagagagagaagtgagtcagagagagagagagagagagagagagagggagggagagaaagtgagtcagagagagagagaacaccgTCAGAGAGAACAGAGTCAGGTAGAGATGCAGTCCTTGCTGCAGAACATAACACAGAGGATGGAGCTGGATCTGTTCCAACTCCCCCTATACACCTAacccacacactaacacacttatcaagcctgaaacacacacacacacacacacacacacacacacatcacccacTGGACTGTTGAGTCAACAAGCTGCGTTTTTTGTCGTATTCAtttcaagaaagagaaaaatgtgcGTTTTGTGACGGAACGacgtttatagctgctataacgcaGGTTTAgtggacattccacaacataTCTATAACTGGATAAAAAGTCTGGTTTGTTTACTAAaccatttaataaacaaacactttaaaTGTTGTTAGATTACAGTGGAATAAGAGGATAAATACCAGGTTGTGGTGAGCTGATCTATGAAAGGATTGAATTTCTGGGTAGTAACAGAAACGTTGCCTCATTATCAGGACATATTACATCATAACGCCAAATAATCAAGGTGATGTTGGGGAAGCGGCTTGACGTGACCCGCTGGTGTCGTCACGCCAGTCGTGAACAGAGCCGTAAACCAACCGTCACGCTTTTCATCAGTTTATAGTTACTTTTAACATTATGGAATATTCAGGGACATCGAACACATCACCCCTAAAACCTGCATCAAGCAGAAACCTTGCTGAATGTAGGATATTTCTCCCGATAATCTGGTCAGACATGGTCTGGAACTTGTCCTGCATTTGCTGCAGTAAACTCTGcacctgtaaaaataaacacacagaaatattgGACTTAAATActcacagagaaagaaaatttttcaatggtgtgtgtgtgtgtgagagagagtgtgtgagagtgtgtgagagtgagtgtgtgtgagagagtgtgtgtgtgtgtgagagagtgtgtgagagtgtgagcgagtgtgtgtgtgtgcgcgtgtgtgagagcgtgtgtgagagagagtgtgtgtgtgcgtgtgtgagagtgtgtgagagagagagagtgtgtgagagtgagtgtgtgtgagagtgagtgtgtgtgagtgtgtgtgagagagagtgtgtgagtgtgagtgagtgtgtgtgcgtgcgtgtgagagagtgtgtgtgagtgtgtgtgtgtgagagtgtgtgagagtgtgagtgagtgtgtgtgtgtgcgtgtgtgagagtgtgtgtgagagagagagtgtgtgtgagagtgtgagtgagtgagagagtgagtgagtgtgtgtgcgtgcgtgtgtgagagagtgtgtgtgtgtgagagagagtgtgtgtgtgtgagagagagagagtgcgtgtgtgagagagagagagtgcgtgtgtgagagagtgcgtgtgtgagagagtgcgtgtgtgtgtgtgagtgtgtcagacagagagagagtgggagttTAGGGTCACTAAGTCTCCTGCTAGGAAGGAAAAAATACTAATCTCCCCTCCCACGCGCTGTAGCTGTAGCCATGGCAACACACGAACAACGCACGAGACACGAAGGCATTTGACAGAAATTTAATTCACAgaaataatgacaaaataacCGTTAACTATTGTCCAGGGTTGCCATGTCATCATAAAACCTAACGacatcattcattaaaaaaatgactataCAATAGAAAATAACTAGAGGTAAAAAtgattaaacaattaaatgaaGCACAGGGTGAACTGTTCCGTAGGAAACACGTAGTAATGGTTAATACTCTGGACACGATCTAgatttaaaagcaaaacattattattatattaaattattatattagcGTTGACAAAAAACAAGCCGACCTATTTGTTCAGTTTGTCGCTAAATCGTGtctgaaatgtttaaatatatttacaaacgTTAAATTTGACAAACGTTTAGCAACGTTTCAGCTCGATAAATGTTCAGTAAATTCGGCTTCCATTAGGGGAGTTTTAGTGGTCCACTCTGGCAACCCTACTTTCTTGTGTCCAAGGAAACGCTATATGCTAACACTTCAGCGCTACGCATTAAAAGACAAATTAAACGTTTTGATGATAAATTACACGACCATAcctacatattacatattacatagaaCTGTATATTTAGTAACATCATTAAGTAGTCTGGAAGCTAATTTACACCGGCATATAATAGCAATaagggttattattattattattactcaccACCACGGTTAAATCCTGGGCTGATTTGGGCTCCATGTCCGACATGtcgagtgtgtgtaagagaccgCAACAGACGAAGCGTTAGATTGAGAAACTTCTATGAAATTACTGATTTATCTGCACCTCAGTGCGTAGGTGACTGATTGCCCACACAGGAACGCGCACGCGCCCACACAGGTACGCGCACGCACCCACGGCgggcgcgcacgcacacactcaagGAAGGTAATGCAGAGATTtgtgacatatatatatatatatacaaatgttcactgatggagactttaGTACATAACTGTTTGTGCTCATTTCATTCCTTAAGTATAGTAGTACTGTAGTACTAAGAAAAATATGGCAGCAAATCTGTTCATATCAACTCCCTATCGACCAAAGCCTTCTTGGTGATATCATCCACGGTGTCGTTATCCTGTCAATGTTGGAGGTCATCCTCAGGAGCAGAGAGTGGCTTAAATGTGACGAGACCTCAGGATACATCAGGCAGATCTGGAGAGCAGGAGGTTTATTTAGAGAGAATGACagtagagagagacaaagagaaacagatTACCAGGTATGGTTATGGTAATCGAATGGTTAAGGATAATGTACGTTGTGTTAAGAGCAAGCAGGGACCCCAGGAAGATGAACTATGACATCATAgctcctcgctatctttaggtcacatccctaaatctttcaagttggcaattattaggcccctcattaagaaacagaatttagatcctaatgaactatcaaattacagacctatttcacaccttccttTTACgtctaaaatattagaaaaggttgtgtctgttcaactacgctccttcttacaggagaacaatatctttgaagagttt from Tachysurus vachellii isolate PV-2020 chromosome 1, HZAU_Pvac_v1, whole genome shotgun sequence carries:
- the hsbp1a gene encoding heat shock factor-binding protein 1a, with the protein product MSDMEPKSAQDLTVVVQSLLQQMQDKFQTMSDQIIGRIDDMSTRIDDLEKNISDLMTQAGVEEFDGENKFGDASGTA